A region of the Candidatus Binatia bacterium genome:
TTCCGGGGCGCCGAGGCCGTGCATGGCGCGGCATTGGACAATGACGGGAATCGCCTCGCGCCGCAGGATGGCCGCGATCGCCCGGTGGTAACCCGCCACGGGGTCGCTGCGGTCCGAATCCGTATACGCCCCGGCATAAAACGGCACACCCGCACCGAGGACGCGCCGCGTCGTATCCAGAACAGCCTCTCGCTCCGCCTCGGTGAGCAAGTCGCCGAAGCCCGTGTCCATGTTGACGGCAACGTCCAGACCGGCGGCGCGGGTCCGCACCAGATGCCTTGCGAAGGCCGCCCAGTCGATACTCCCCCCCGGTTCGTACGGCAACAGCACCGCCGAAATACCGTGCACCCGGCGGGTCGCCAGACGGGAGAAAGCTGCGGAGAGAGCGGTCACCGAATCCATCCGAGGATCAGCGGAACGGCTCGCCCTGACTAACCACGAGGCGTGACCGACACCCGACGCCACCCCTGCAACCGTATTCGTGTCCGTGACCGTACGGATCCATTCGCCGCGGTCCCTTATCGCCTTGCCCTGACGTATCCGCGCAAATTGCCGTAATACGGATCGAGCGGGTAGCAACCCGACACGAAGCCCCGGCGAGGAGCCGAGGTGCAGTCGCTGAACGTGCGGCAAAGGCGCTTACGATCCAGCGGCCGGCCGGCGAGCACATCGGCCGGCATTTCCGGGTAAGACAGCACCAGTCGTCCGAGGCCGACAGCGTCGCACCACCCTTCGCGGACGCAAGCCTGCGCAACGTGCGGTATGAATTCCTGGAGATAAGTCCACCCCGTCGACACGACCGTCATCTCGCGCGCCGCAACCTTGACGCGCCGCGCCGCGTCCAACAACCGCGCCACACCGACCAACGGATCCTCCGGCGGCGCGTAGCCGTCGCAAGGCGGAAACAACGCCGGACGCTGCAAGTGCGGGACGTAGTACGGACTGCCGGCGGTAACGTTGAGCAGACGGATTCCCGCTGCGCGGAGCTGACCGACAACCGCCAGCGGTTCATCCCAATCGATCGTCGTGGGCTGGCGCACATCCACGCCGAAGCCGAATGGATACGGGGCCGGATAGTCCACCGGCACACCCGGCCCGAGTCGGCCGCCGGCGCCGACTTCTGCCGGTCGGTGCGGCACGGCGTCGAAGACCGACAATCGCACCGCAATGCCGATCCGGGGCGCGGCGGTCCGCACCGCGCCGACGATTTCGTGCAGCAACCGTGTCCGCTCTCCCAGCCTCGTTCCGCCGTAAGCGCCGCTTCGCGTTCGCGCCGCCAGGAACTCGTGCAGCAGGTAACCGTGGCAGTGCTTTATATCGACGAAGTCGAACCCTTCCTCCTGCGCCAGCCGTGCCGCCGCCGCGAAATCCCCTATCAATATTCCGACCTCGTCATCCGACAACACGGCAGTATCGTCGTGTACACCGACGCGCGCATCGAGCAACGGGTGCCGAAACGCGACTCTCGGCGCCGGCATCCCGAGCGGGCCCCGCCCGGGCGCACCGGCGCCATCGCTCAGGTCAGCTTCGGGTCCGGGGCACGCAACCCGGACCTGCGGCACCCGCGCCCATCTGCCACTGTGCGTGAGCTGCAATCCGATCACGGGTTCCGGGTGACCGGCCTCCCGTGCGGTGGCC
Encoded here:
- a CDS encoding NADH:flavin oxidoreductase — translated: MTFPRLAALRTVARFRARCAALGADLPCDDAAQSAPASPLAAPLAVALPGRTASAANRFVVQPMEGWDGTEDGLPSDLTRRRWGNFGRSGAGLIWGGEAVAVRADGRANPHQLLLNEATASAIGSLRKLVLATAREAGHPEPVIGLQLTHSGRWARVPQVRVACPGPEADLSDGAGAPGRGPLGMPAPRVAFRHPLLDARVGVHDDTAVLSDDEVGILIGDFAAAARLAQEEGFDFVDIKHCHGYLLHEFLAARTRSGAYGGTRLGERTRLLHEIVGAVRTAAPRIGIAVRLSVFDAVPHRPAEVGAGGRLGPGVPVDYPAPYPFGFGVDVRQPTTIDWDEPLAVVGQLRAAGIRLLNVTAGSPYYVPHLQRPALFPPCDGYAPPEDPLVGVARLLDAARRVKVAAREMTVVSTGWTYLQEFIPHVAQACVREGWCDAVGLGRLVLSYPEMPADVLAGRPLDRKRLCRTFSDCTSAPRRGFVSGCYPLDPYYGNLRGYVRARR